In Syntrophorhabdales bacterium, one DNA window encodes the following:
- a CDS encoding DUF4143 domain-containing protein, with amino-acid sequence MHLDDVVRGGMPTVCLGGLKNKTNWFNGYEHTYLDRDIRDLSRIGDVIPFRRLLHLVALRASGILNISDLSRDAHLTAATVSSYLSIMEVSCVVYRFAPYLRNRSSRLIKSPKMYLGDSGLACYLAGTEDISDDPLRGALVETYVAQNLVGILDAGWPQAHLFFWNIQGRHEVDFIIEAGEKCMAIEVRAAARWGKDDLTGLRTFIAATPHCVAGILAYTGTSPVSLGSKLWAIPLSMLLS; translated from the coding sequence ATGCACCTAGACGATGTGGTCCGAGGCGGCATGCCCACGGTCTGTCTCGGAGGCCTGAAGAACAAGACGAACTGGTTCAATGGATATGAGCATACCTACCTGGATCGCGACATCCGCGATTTGAGCCGCATCGGGGACGTTATTCCGTTTCGCAGGCTGCTGCACCTTGTCGCCTTGAGGGCAAGCGGCATTTTGAATATCAGTGACCTCAGTAGGGACGCCCACCTCACTGCGGCCACGGTTTCCAGCTATCTCTCCATCATGGAGGTCTCCTGTGTTGTTTACCGGTTCGCTCCGTATCTGCGAAACAGATCGAGCAGACTGATAAAATCGCCTAAAATGTATCTGGGGGATTCGGGCCTTGCCTGCTACCTAGCGGGAACGGAGGATATTTCGGATGACCCCCTCAGAGGGGCACTGGTTGAAACCTACGTGGCTCAAAACCTCGTAGGAATTCTTGACGCAGGCTGGCCACAGGCGCACCTCTTCTTCTGGAATATTCAGGGACGCCATGAAGTCGATTTTATTATTGAGGCGGGGGAAAAGTGCATGGCCATTGAAGTCAGGGCGGCGGCCCGTTGGGGAAAAGACGACCTGACAGGACTCCGGACCTTTATCGCTGCGACGCCCCATTGCGTAGCGGGAATACTCGCTTACACCGGCACTAGCCCTGTTAGCCTGGGCAGTAAACTATGGGCAATTCCCCTCTCCATGTTGCTCTCATAG
- a CDS encoding alpha-hydroxy-acid oxidizing protein, protein MRSEEFELSGMTLDKMKAAAQTKMKQDVWEWINGGTETELTLQRNRAALERIVLKLRVLHGLEKVSTSVTVLGKALKTPVIVAPFAHVGSVHPEAEMALAKGAEKAGAMMFLGQVSTCSAKQVVEAAGTPIVWNAEPLRDRKALIAAMNEAEQSGCCAVGVCVDDYAGVKVKERLKPLRNKSFTANELKELRSATSLPFVVKGIIDIEDALMAADARADAIVVSNHGGRVLDGCQASIEVLSDIVKAVGSGVEILIDGGFRRGTDVLKALALGARGVLVGRPICWGLGAGGGRRPRGCASAGNDHG, encoded by the coding sequence ATGAGATCGGAAGAATTCGAACTGTCCGGAATGACGCTCGACAAGATGAAGGCAGCTGCTCAGACAAAGATGAAGCAGGATGTCTGGGAATGGATCAACGGCGGGACTGAAACAGAACTCACGCTTCAGCGCAACAGGGCAGCCCTCGAGCGTATTGTCTTAAAGTTACGCGTCCTTCACGGGCTGGAAAAGGTATCTACGTCCGTGACCGTTCTGGGCAAGGCTCTGAAAACGCCCGTCATCGTGGCGCCGTTCGCTCATGTAGGCAGCGTGCATCCGGAGGCTGAAATGGCGCTCGCCAAGGGGGCGGAAAAAGCGGGTGCCATGATGTTCCTCGGCCAGGTTTCCACCTGTTCGGCTAAGCAGGTCGTTGAGGCTGCCGGGACTCCTATTGTCTGGAATGCTGAACCGCTGCGGGATAGAAAGGCGCTTATTGCCGCAATGAACGAAGCGGAACAGTCCGGCTGCTGCGCTGTTGGAGTGTGCGTAGACGATTATGCGGGAGTCAAGGTGAAGGAACGTTTAAAACCCCTGAGGAACAAATCCTTCACTGCAAACGAATTAAAAGAGCTGAGATCTGCAACGTCACTGCCTTTTGTGGTGAAAGGGATCATTGATATAGAGGATGCGCTCATGGCTGCAGATGCCCGTGCAGACGCCATCGTAGTCTCCAATCACGGCGGACGAGTGTTGGATGGTTGTCAAGCTTCTATAGAGGTACTTTCCGACATAGTCAAAGCTGTGGGTTCCGGAGTGGAGATACTTATCGATGGAGGTTTCCGGAGAGGCACTGATGTCCTGAAGGCGCTGGCTCTGGGCGCTCGAGGAGTTCTGGTGGGTCGCCCTATATGCTGGGGGCTGGGGGCTGGCGGCGGCCGGCGCCCAAGGGGTTGCGCGAGTGCTGGAAATGATCACGGATGA
- a CDS encoding ABC transporter ATP-binding protein: MADTSILKISDLTKQYDGFTAVDRITFSVGEGEIIGLLGPNGAGKTTTINMVLGILEPTAGLIEILGNDLKKCGSDIRRSINFAAVYAHVPANLTVWQNLYVFGLLYELKQLNVRLKSLLQEFDLERFVHTKTGLLSSGELSRLNLAKALMNRPRLLLLDEPTASLDPSVSQLIREKIKAYALGTKAGILWTSHNMNEIEAVCDRVLFLSHGKILLSGDPKTLPGEHGKKDLDELFITVAREPLRLKE; encoded by the coding sequence ATGGCTGACACTAGTATCTTGAAAATCTCGGACTTGACCAAGCAATATGACGGCTTCACCGCCGTAGACCGTATCACCTTTTCCGTGGGGGAAGGTGAGATAATCGGGCTGCTCGGACCGAACGGCGCGGGTAAAACTACCACCATCAACATGGTACTGGGTATTCTGGAGCCGACTGCAGGATTGATCGAAATATTGGGCAATGACCTCAAAAAATGCGGATCCGATATAAGAAGAAGCATCAACTTCGCAGCTGTCTATGCTCATGTGCCTGCTAACCTGACCGTGTGGCAGAACCTTTACGTCTTCGGGCTGCTGTACGAGTTAAAGCAACTTAACGTGCGACTCAAGTCATTGCTCCAGGAATTCGACCTGGAGCGTTTCGTCCATACTAAGACAGGCTTGCTTTCATCCGGCGAACTCAGCCGCCTCAATCTTGCCAAGGCGCTCATGAACAGGCCGCGACTGCTGCTCCTTGACGAACCCACTGCTTCGCTCGACCCCAGCGTCTCACAGCTTATCCGTGAAAAGATAAAAGCTTACGCACTGGGCACAAAAGCCGGTATCCTCTGGACATCACACAACATGAACGAGATCGAAGCAGTGTGCGATCGTGTGCTCTTTCTCTCGCACGGGAAAATCCTCCTGAGCGGCGATCCGAAGACACTGCCCGGAGAGCATGGCAAGAAAGACCTGGATGAATTGTTCATAACCGTTGCGCGCGAGCCGCTTCGCCTGAAGGAATGA
- a CDS encoding ABC transporter permease: MSLSRVFAVFVRQLFLFKSNPTRLVSIFLWLIVDVILWGFISRYLASMGQATFNFVTVILGAIILWEFMSRIQQGIMMAFLEDIWSQNFINYFASPLKIREYLSGLIITSICSGIAGFIVMILIAAVLFGYNALTTGALLLPFMVVLLLFGIAMGIFVSAVIFRLGPSAEWLGWPIPMVLSLFVGVFYPVSTLPATLRLFSAVMPPSYVFETMRSVLTTGLPASSIASNLLIGGVLAVIYLVLTSRFFIRIYHKNLASGTIARFNAEAL; this comes from the coding sequence ATGAGCCTATCGAGAGTCTTCGCAGTCTTTGTGCGCCAGCTCTTCCTCTTTAAAAGCAACCCAACGCGCCTGGTCAGTATTTTTCTATGGCTGATCGTCGATGTGATACTGTGGGGTTTTATCAGCAGGTATCTCGCCTCCATGGGACAGGCAACGTTCAATTTCGTCACAGTTATCCTTGGTGCAATCATCCTGTGGGAATTCATGAGCCGCATTCAGCAGGGCATAATGATGGCTTTTCTGGAGGACATCTGGAGCCAGAACTTCATCAACTACTTTGCCTCTCCCCTGAAAATCAGGGAGTATCTGAGCGGTTTGATCATAACCAGCATATGTTCCGGCATAGCGGGCTTCATTGTAATGATCCTTATCGCAGCTGTTCTCTTCGGTTACAATGCGTTGACAACCGGCGCCTTGCTTCTTCCCTTCATGGTGGTGTTGCTCCTCTTCGGGATCGCAATGGGTATTTTTGTCTCAGCCGTAATATTCCGCCTCGGCCCGTCGGCCGAATGGCTTGGATGGCCCATCCCCATGGTGCTCTCACTTTTTGTGGGAGTTTTCTATCCCGTCTCCACGCTTCCGGCAACATTGAGGCTCTTCAGCGCAGTCATGCCGCCATCCTATGTATTCGAGACCATGCGCAGCGTGCTCACCACCGGTCTTCCAGCGAGCAGTATTGCGTCGAATCTTCTCATCGGGGGCGTGCTCGCAGTAATCTACCTCGTGCTTACGTCCCGCTTTTTCATACGCATCTATCACAAGAATCTGGCAAGCGGAACCATTGCCCGTTTCAACGCCGAGGCACTCTGA
- a CDS encoding substrate-binding domain-containing protein has translation MKQKFCIRWIAVLIGLAVLCFSGAATAADVNVMVSTGFYEIYKELTPAFESASGHHLVTTRGPSMGDSPEAIPARMKRGEPVDVVIIIGATIDELGRQGLVSPGSKVDLARSQIGMVVRAGAAKPDIGSVEAFRRALLEAKSIAYSDSASGIYLSTTLFQRLGVADQVTGKSRKIKGPPSGEPVAAVVARGEAEIGFQQMSELLHVPGVTIVGPIPAELQEETFFSAAVASAARQPEAARALIRFLASPQAAPTISKGGLAPLSKQ, from the coding sequence ATGAAACAGAAATTCTGTATCCGATGGATCGCAGTCCTGATTGGCCTGGCGGTACTCTGCTTTAGCGGTGCAGCGACCGCAGCCGACGTAAACGTGATGGTCTCAACTGGATTTTATGAGATCTACAAGGAATTGACACCTGCGTTCGAGAGCGCGAGCGGACACCACCTCGTCACGACGCGCGGCCCCTCGATGGGAGACTCGCCGGAAGCCATCCCCGCCCGTATGAAGCGCGGCGAGCCCGTCGACGTAGTCATTATTATCGGCGCGACGATCGATGAACTCGGTCGGCAGGGCCTGGTGAGCCCGGGCAGCAAGGTCGATCTCGCCCGCTCCCAGATCGGTATGGTCGTGCGAGCCGGAGCCGCAAAGCCAGACATCGGCAGCGTTGAAGCATTTCGGCGTGCCCTGTTGGAGGCAAAATCGATCGCATACTCGGACAGCGCCAGCGGCATTTATCTTTCGACCACACTCTTTCAGAGACTTGGCGTTGCCGACCAGGTCACGGGCAAGAGTCGGAAGATCAAAGGACCGCCATCCGGTGAGCCGGTCGCAGCCGTCGTCGCACGGGGTGAGGCGGAAATAGGATTTCAGCAGATGAGCGAGCTCCTTCACGTGCCCGGTGTTACGATCGTCGGCCCCATCCCCGCAGAGCTGCAGGAAGAAACCTTCTTCTCAGCCGCGGTCGCGAGTGCAGCCAGACAGCCGGAAGCGGCACGCGCTCTGATCCGCTTTCTGGCATCGCCTCAAGCCGCACCGACGATCTCGAAGGGCGGGCTTGCGCCTCTGTCAAAACAGTAA
- a CDS encoding PAS domain S-box protein: MGSKPGKRSTSNLAHRAKQSIHERLKDTEHPALLEALNVPVSLINHQYTYTWVNSCFAAVHRRKPEGIIGRRVSTLWGQETFSRAIKDRLDRCFEGVEVRDEAWIKFPALGSRYCAVVYTPYRLAAKGAIAAMVVTYDFTELKEMERQLQAYQEHLERLVEERTEELRKSEEEFRKIFENATEGIFQILPDGRQLRANPAFARIHGYDSPRDLVAEVANIEQLHVEPEQRRDYVALLHKKGHVRNFEFKVRRRDGTLTWVSVNARAVRDTTGAVLYHEGTVQDISQQKNAENQILVQRNLALELAVTSSLEGALSLCLATALQVSGMDCGAIHLKNLDTDDLEMVVHRDLPGDLASRFSLVKARSELWLLLTQRRSVAHSLADQISEEVRPYIVGEGIRSAVMVPVFFKGEVIASMNLGSREVVLAREQGWPTLELIAGQLGNIIVRIQARGQLEKEIETRREAERALEAERLDLQEANAALKVLLKRREEDKKELEDRLVSTVKQLVVPHVEKLKKSKLEPLQRAAVDCIEGNLKEILSPFLNNLRRFNFTPRQLEIIALIKEGRTTKDIAEFLHVSQDAIDKQRLLIRKKLDLNREANLRSYLLSLT; this comes from the coding sequence ATGGGGAGTAAACCGGGTAAGCGATCCACCTCGAATCTGGCTCACAGAGCAAAACAAAGCATTCACGAGCGCCTGAAAGACACCGAGCACCCCGCCCTCCTTGAAGCGCTGAATGTTCCGGTAAGCCTGATCAATCACCAGTATACGTACACGTGGGTAAACAGCTGTTTCGCCGCTGTACACAGGCGTAAGCCGGAAGGGATCATCGGCAGAAGGGTGTCGACTCTCTGGGGACAGGAGACGTTTAGTCGCGCTATAAAGGATAGGCTGGACCGCTGCTTTGAGGGCGTGGAGGTGCGCGATGAAGCCTGGATCAAGTTTCCTGCCCTCGGTTCCCGCTACTGCGCCGTGGTTTATACGCCGTATCGCCTCGCCGCTAAAGGCGCCATTGCCGCTATGGTGGTCACCTACGACTTCACGGAGCTCAAGGAGATGGAACGACAGCTACAGGCGTACCAGGAGCATCTTGAACGGCTCGTGGAAGAGCGCACCGAAGAACTCCGAAAGAGTGAGGAGGAGTTCAGAAAAATCTTCGAGAATGCGACCGAGGGCATTTTTCAGATCCTCCCCGATGGCCGGCAGTTGAGGGCCAATCCCGCGTTTGCCCGTATCCATGGATATGATTCACCAAGAGATTTGGTCGCCGAGGTCGCAAATATTGAACAGCTCCATGTGGAGCCTGAGCAAAGACGCGACTATGTCGCACTGCTTCATAAGAAAGGCCATGTCCGCAACTTCGAATTCAAGGTGCGCCGCAGGGACGGGACCCTTACCTGGGTTTCCGTGAATGCGAGGGCCGTTCGTGACACAACTGGGGCAGTGCTGTACCATGAAGGTACTGTTCAGGACATCAGTCAGCAGAAAAACGCCGAAAACCAAATTCTTGTCCAGAGGAATCTGGCCCTTGAGCTCGCGGTAACCTCTTCCCTCGAGGGGGCGCTTTCCCTCTGCCTGGCCACCGCGTTACAGGTTTCAGGTATGGACTGCGGGGCTATACATCTTAAGAATCTCGATACTGACGATCTCGAAATGGTTGTCCATAGAGATTTGCCCGGAGATCTCGCCAGCAGGTTCTCCCTAGTCAAGGCCCGCTCAGAACTCTGGTTGCTCCTGACGCAGCGAAGAAGCGTGGCCCACTCTCTCGCCGACCAGATCTCCGAAGAGGTGAGACCGTACATCGTGGGTGAGGGAATCCGGTCTGCTGTTATGGTGCCTGTCTTTTTCAAAGGTGAGGTGATCGCGTCTATGAACCTCGGCTCCCGTGAGGTTGTACTTGCGCGAGAGCAAGGCTGGCCGACACTCGAACTTATTGCTGGTCAACTGGGCAACATCATCGTGCGGATCCAGGCTCGGGGTCAGCTCGAGAAGGAGATAGAAACGCGCAGGGAGGCAGAGAGGGCACTGGAAGCAGAACGCCTTGACCTTCAGGAGGCAAACGCCGCGCTGAAAGTCTTGCTCAAACGCCGGGAGGAGGACAAAAAAGAGCTTGAAGATAGACTGGTGTCAACCGTGAAGCAGCTTGTGGTTCCGCACGTAGAGAAGTTGAAAAAGAGTAAGCTCGAACCTTTGCAACGCGCCGCGGTTGACTGTATCGAAGGGAATCTCAAAGAGATCCTCTCTCCCTTTCTTAACAACTTGCGTCGCTTCAATTTCACGCCGCGTCAGCTTGAGATCATCGCTCTCATAAAGGAAGGTAGGACCACGAAGGACATAGCGGAATTTCTGCATGTGAGCCAGGACGCCATCGACAAGCAGAGGCTTCTCATAAGAAAGAAGCTGGATCTGAATAGGGAGGCAAATCTGCGCTCCTATCTCCTCTCTCTCACCTAA
- a CDS encoding class II aldolase/adducin family protein: protein MRRRHRGWRTSGSGLVSSGIVWFTALLLFSLSGTAWSQAAFKQQATTAQEAIDFVVMANRILVLEHIFDAFGHVSARNPENPKTFFVARAVAPELVTAKDILEVDLDGNVVTKSTMRPYAERIIHGAIYKARPDVHAVIHAHPASIIAFSVSNVPLKPVMNGASKFYPAVPVFDEYDFTSPGNTGMLVTTKEQGELLAKRLGSGLAVLMRGHGYTVVGLDVPSAVSNAISLRDNAVIQLMALQLGTPKYINKEEAPDANKGSPYLDRPWNAWVQRVKAAMPDMR, encoded by the coding sequence ATGAGAAGAAGACATCGGGGTTGGCGAACGTCGGGTAGTGGCCTTGTTTCAAGCGGCATTGTATGGTTCACAGCTTTGCTGCTCTTTTCCCTCTCGGGAACCGCATGGTCTCAGGCAGCCTTTAAACAGCAAGCGACAACAGCGCAGGAGGCCATCGATTTCGTGGTGATGGCAAATAGGATTCTCGTACTTGAGCACATCTTCGATGCTTTCGGCCACGTGAGTGCAAGAAACCCGGAGAACCCGAAAACCTTTTTTGTGGCGAGGGCTGTCGCGCCGGAACTGGTCACGGCCAAGGACATCCTGGAAGTGGACCTTGACGGGAACGTGGTCACGAAGAGCACGATGAGGCCTTACGCAGAGCGAATCATTCATGGGGCCATCTACAAGGCGCGGCCCGATGTGCATGCGGTCATCCACGCGCATCCTGCTTCAATCATCGCATTCTCGGTCTCGAACGTTCCGCTCAAGCCCGTGATGAACGGGGCCTCTAAATTCTATCCTGCCGTGCCTGTTTTTGACGAGTACGATTTTACGTCGCCAGGCAATACCGGAATGCTGGTAACGACCAAGGAGCAGGGCGAACTCCTGGCGAAACGCCTCGGCTCGGGACTGGCAGTGCTCATGCGTGGACACGGTTACACCGTGGTAGGCCTGGATGTGCCAAGCGCGGTGAGCAACGCGATCTCGCTACGCGATAACGCGGTCATTCAGCTCATGGCATTGCAACTGGGCACCCCCAAGTACATAAACAAGGAGGAGGCACCGGATGCGAACAAGGGGAGCCCCTACCTCGATCGCCCCTGGAATGCATGGGTGCAAAGGGTGAAGGCTGCGATGCCCGACATGAGATAG